A single window of Pseudarthrobacter psychrotolerans DNA harbors:
- a CDS encoding LuxR C-terminal-related transcriptional regulator, protein MPLPDLPWPLLQSVAAVADAPLAQIAERLREATLPYMESSALVIFTEDCTGRPQKKAGAEEIISRASIAELDTIRATLSDETPWFGEAGLAGRPRQVLALKHASSNALLVLTDPQPADPGHNAGLDLVTYLWHLTARRIREKVADAPPSYLLESRAASAERLRVTAELTDLHSTTLETVLAALRSSSLDDALARSTVTDLTAKALIGLRTHSDRTTDLVKEPVAKAFERLREDLRPLTRYSGIEIEFIEPPLNGRALPGEVAHAARAIVRGLVLAMTEQPDVSRVRTQWDCDGENLLINVRDDGRGALAADAPSIARLDRRVQALTGTLRIDVMPGWGADVFVTLPLDLPARPAGDVAGWNLAARELEVLEHLVAGHRNRTIATTLGISENTVKFHVRNLFRKLDVGSRTEAIALAHSHGLR, encoded by the coding sequence ATGCCCCTTCCAGACCTGCCCTGGCCGCTTTTGCAGAGCGTGGCTGCCGTGGCCGATGCCCCCCTCGCCCAGATAGCGGAGCGACTGCGTGAGGCCACGCTCCCCTATATGGAGAGCAGTGCGCTGGTCATCTTCACCGAAGACTGCACGGGGCGGCCGCAGAAGAAGGCAGGCGCCGAAGAGATCATTTCCCGGGCCTCCATCGCCGAGCTGGACACGATTCGCGCTACCCTTTCGGATGAGACACCTTGGTTCGGGGAAGCCGGACTCGCCGGCCGGCCCCGCCAGGTGCTCGCCCTGAAGCACGCCTCCAGCAATGCCCTTCTGGTCCTCACGGATCCTCAGCCTGCCGATCCGGGACACAATGCCGGGCTGGACCTGGTGACGTATCTTTGGCACCTTACTGCGCGGCGGATCCGGGAGAAAGTGGCCGATGCGCCGCCGTCGTACCTGCTGGAATCGCGGGCGGCTTCCGCTGAACGCCTCCGCGTGACGGCGGAACTGACCGATCTGCACTCCACCACCCTGGAGACCGTCCTGGCTGCCTTGCGTTCATCTTCCTTGGACGATGCACTAGCCCGCTCAACCGTCACCGACCTCACCGCCAAGGCCCTCATCGGGCTCCGCACCCACAGTGACCGCACAACGGACCTGGTGAAAGAGCCCGTCGCCAAGGCCTTCGAACGCCTGCGGGAGGACCTGCGACCGCTCACCCGCTACAGCGGCATCGAGATCGAATTTATCGAACCGCCGCTGAATGGAAGGGCCCTGCCCGGCGAAGTTGCCCACGCGGCACGGGCCATCGTCCGCGGACTGGTGCTGGCCATGACGGAACAACCGGACGTCAGCAGGGTACGGACGCAGTGGGACTGCGACGGCGAAAACCTGCTGATCAACGTACGCGACGACGGCCGCGGTGCACTCGCCGCCGACGCTCCGAGCATCGCCCGCCTGGACCGCCGGGTCCAGGCGCTCACCGGTACACTGCGGATCGACGTGATGCCAGGCTGGGGTGCGGACGTGTTCGTCACGCTCCCCCTGGACCTGCCGGCACGCCCGGCCGGGGATGTCGCCGGATGGAACCTTGCCGCCCGGGAGCTCGAGGTGCTCGAGCACCTAGTCGCCGGACACCGCAACCGGACCATCGCCACAACGCTGGGCATCAGCGAGAATACGGTCAAGTTCCATGTGCGGAACCTGTTCAGGAAGCTCGACGTCGGCTCACGCACCGAGGCCATCGCCCTGGCACACAGCCACGGGCTCCGGTGA